From the genome of Magnolia sinica isolate HGM2019 chromosome 12, MsV1, whole genome shotgun sequence:
CAACATTTTCACCTGGGCCAATACTCTgtacaggtgggtcacacattccaatgatccataccattcattcgGTATGATCATTCCCATCATCAATTGGCAATGTTGCACAAAAGTCCTCCATAAAACAATCAAAGAAATTTCGGCTGTTGCCAAAAACTGGTTTGAAAATAATAATCAATAGTTCATTCTTCAAATAACATGAGTGGCATCGTCAGTGGACCAATCTGATGTTTTGGGCCCACCCAAGAAATGGAGGTCTCAAGCTTCTGTTCAGAGCTTGTAGATGCACTGCGGAAAGTAACATACCCCTGAATGAAAAAACCCGACAAAAGGACCGGTTTACATTCATCAATGGACAGTACTGTCTGGTTGCAGCGTCGGCCCAACCCTTGCCTCCTATCAAACCCCACAATCCCATTATGGAACAATGAAAGAAAAACATAGCATGTTATGTATACAACAAGGAAAACATGGACACTCTGGCTGCTAGATAGACGGTGTCCATCTCTTCACCAGGCATCATTGAATTGCTTGCTTTGGAGCTTTTATTCTCAGCTCCAAATGGCTATTATTATCTGGGTACATGAACATTTTGTGCTGGAAATTTTGCTTCCTGAGCTTATTCAATGTGAAttgtccttttatttatttatttattgttcttTATTTTTTCACTTGTACAGGCACTGTTGTGGACAAAGCAATTTGCCATCTGCGAAACCACGACCACGACTTCTACATGTGTTCACACACAAGAATGATTGTAAGATTTGATATGCCGCTGACCTTTATGTTAAATTGTGGGAAGTCATCATCCATCCTGCCCTTGATTGATTGCATCACCCGGGCTTTTTATTGTGCTCATATCCATAGACAAGCAGAAAGAATTGGTCCACAATCAATCAAGGTGGGTGTGGATTGCTTACTCTTGCATTGTCTTTTCCTTTAAACAGGGAACAACGCACCCTACTCACTACCATGTTTTGCtggatgagattggcttctcccCTGATGATTTTCAGGAGCTTGTGCATTCATTGTCCTATGTGTAAGTAGCCTTTCCCTCCACCTCTTTTGTATACAGTGACTTTATTTATGTCCTTATAATGTATGGGTAAATGCTGAAAATATTCATGGTATTGCTCTGCATCTGTTCAGATATCAGAGGAGCACAACTGCAATATCAATTGGTGAGTACCGTGTTTCTGTTATGTGGTAATTGCCTATTTTATGTTATGAGGGGTTTTGACTACTATCTCCCTGTCAAAGGACTCTTTTGAGttttagggctgcaacttgggatCAACCCAAACATGACaaagggttgggttgggttggggctGGGTTGTTGGGTTCTTCGTTTGGGTTAGGGTTGGATAACTCCAAAATGATTTGAAATCTGGTTGGGGATTGGCTTTAGCAAATTCAGGATGGGTTAGGTCTGGTGGGGAATAGTACTGTCTCATAGGTTTAAGCATAGGAATTCAGATTGGGATTGCATTAGGCAACCTAGGTTGGAATTCAGATCGGGTCGGGTTgggggttgaccctcaacctggcCCAACTATGTTGGTTGGACCCAGCCATGGATGGGTAATTTCCCGAATGTCTGGCAATTAAtgttttttccccttttcttcaTGGTTTATCTGATGTTTGGGTAGGTAAGCTGGCGACATTTGCATCCAAACGTCTAACAACTAATGAATGTTCGTTGCAACCATGCTTGATAGCTCTTAAGTCGTTGAAACCAGTAACACTCTGCTGGTAGTTGCGAGAGATGTATAAATCTTAATATACTCTAAAGCTTTCTAGTTCATTGCAATGAACTTTGTCTTGGTTTATCACACCTGAGCACGGACATGAGGCTGTGTACTTAGTGAATCCGGACCGCTCATCTGGTGGTAACCAGTGTGGATGGTGTAATTTAGTGAAACTATGATTATTGGACTATCTTGTTCATCCAATTGATGTTGATGTTTTGATTGTGACATGTTGATTATTTTGTCTTAATTTGAAGGCCTAATGGTTCAATCTCGATGGTTTTTTAGGGGTCTTTTTGGGAGCCTAGATTTCTACTCTGTAATTCAAATGTGGCTATGCATATTATTTACTACTttctcataatttttattttttttatgtgccTTATTATTTTCAGGTTAAAACAACCAATCCAAGAAACATGTACTGTATGCGTCCTAACATAGGCATTGTTTTGCCTGGGATGATATGCAACATTACGGGTGATCCTCTAGTTTTAGTTGTTGAATAGTCACTCTTTTATGTGTTTAGTTTTTC
Proteins encoded in this window:
- the LOC131221414 gene encoding protein argonaute 4B-like, which translates into the protein MNILCWKFCFLSLFNVNCPFIYLFIVLYFFTCTGTVVDKAICHLRNHDHDFYMCSHTRMIGTTHPTHYHVLLDEIGFSPDDFQELVHSLSYVYQRSTTAISIGEYRVSVMW